In Mycoplasma sp. OR1901, the following are encoded in one genomic region:
- the nrdI gene encoding class Ib ribonucleoside-diphosphate reductase assembly flavoprotein NrdI, which yields MKLDTVKLENVVKPRGEIHCIYYSSMTKNTETFVKKLGFNSTAIPYDIEESIEVDFDYVLFCPTYSGGGEFTSGAVPKQVIKFLNNEKNRSHCRGVVASGNTNFNNTFALAGSVLTSKLKVPLLYQYELRGTSSDVERLQKILKDFWDKNE from the coding sequence ATGAAATTAGATACAGTTAAATTAGAAAATGTAGTTAAACCAAGAGGGGAAATTCACTGCATTTACTATAGTTCAATGACAAAAAATACAGAAACATTTGTTAAAAAATTAGGTTTTAATAGCACCGCTATTCCTTATGATATTGAAGAAAGTATTGAGGTTGATTTTGATTATGTTTTATTTTGTCCAACATATTCAGGTGGTGGAGAATTTACAAGTGGTGCAGTACCAAAACAAGTAATTAAATTTTTAAATAATGAAAAAAATAGATCACATTGTAGAGGTGTAGTTGCTTCGGGTAACACAAACTTTAATAATACTTTTGCATTAGCAGGAAGTGTATTAACATCAAAATTAAAAGTTCCGCTTTTATATCAATATGAATTAAGAGGAACCTCTTCAGATGTGGAGAGATTACAAAAAATTTTAAAGGACTTTTGAGATAAAAATGAATAA
- the nrdF gene encoding class 1b ribonucleoside-diphosphate reductase subunit beta gives MENKKIKIKNQYYYDSVSPIEYYQNGFKGRLRSVNWNWINDDKDLEVWNRVTQNFWLPEKIPVSNDLKSWNTLDEKWQQLVTRTFTGLTLLDTVQATVSDTAQIPHSSTDHEQVIYANFAFMVGVHARSYGTIFSTLCSSEQIEEAHEWVVANDALQARAKALIPYYVGDDPLKSKVASALMPGFLLYGGFYLPFYLSARSKLPNTSDIIRLILRDKVIHNYYSGYKYQRKIEKESVEKQAEMKEFVFKLMYELIDLEKKFLYELYDGFHLSDGENLAEDAIKFSLYNAGKFLQNLGYDSPFTDEETKIKPEVFAQLSARADENHDFFSGNGSSYVMGVSEETEDEDWDF, from the coding sequence ATGGAAAATAAAAAAATTAAGATAAAAAATCAATATTATTATGATTCAGTATCTCCAATTGAATATTACCAAAATGGTTTCAAAGGTAGGTTAAGAAGTGTTAACTGAAATTGAATTAATGATGATAAAGATTTGGAAGTGTGAAATAGGGTCACACAGAACTTTTGATTACCGGAGAAAATTCCTGTATCAAATGATTTAAAATCATGAAATACATTAGATGAAAAATGACAACAATTAGTGACAAGAACTTTTACAGGTTTAACATTATTAGATACAGTTCAAGCTACAGTTTCTGATACAGCACAAATTCCACATTCATCAACAGATCATGAACAAGTAATTTATGCTAACTTTGCGTTTATGGTCGGTGTACACGCTAGAAGTTATGGAACAATTTTTAGTACACTATGTTCAAGTGAACAAATAGAAGAAGCTCATGAATGAGTTGTGGCAAATGACGCTTTACAAGCGAGAGCTAAAGCTCTTATACCGTATTATGTAGGAGATGATCCACTTAAATCTAAAGTGGCATCAGCGCTTATGCCTGGATTTTTATTATATGGTGGATTCTACTTGCCGTTCTATTTATCAGCACGTTCAAAATTACCAAACACAAGTGATATTATTCGTTTAATTTTACGTGATAAAGTAATTCATAATTACTATAGTGGTTATAAATACCAACGTAAGATCGAAAAAGAATCAGTTGAAAAACAAGCAGAAATGAAAGAGTTTGTTTTTAAATTAATGTATGAACTTATTGATTTAGAGAAAAAGTTCTTATATGAACTTTATGATGGTTTTCATTTAAGTGATGGCGAAAATTTAGCTGAAGATGCAATAAAATTCAGTTTATATAATGCAGGTAAATTTTTACAAAATTTAGGTTATGATTCACCATTTACAGATGAAGAAACAAAAATTAAACCAGAAGTATTTGCACAACTTTCAGCACGAGCTGATGAAAATCATGATTTCTTTTCTGGAAACGGAAGTAGTTATGTAATGGGTGTAAGTGAAGAAACAGAAGATGAGGATTGAGATTTTTAA
- the rlmD gene encoding 23S rRNA (uracil(1939)-C(5))-methyltransferase RlmD codes for MNNFIKNQILEVKCSEITYEGYGACRFDNFSIFVPNFFIGEIAKIKINQVYSKYAFGEIVELIEKSESRIESKQYLQYNSASLINLKYDKQIEFKSNYFSKLIKWNLNIEDEKIKDFIPSPINKNYRNKARFPFLVDQNNIQIGQYIRKSNKIVQLDEELILINKSLETEIKQIIKIIQKYYSNNENKFYFKEISFRIGSNNQLQIIIEINKFFNLEPNLIEELNNKNNVNQLFLKLDKKYIKLINKNPISIEINNKNFLVNPTNFFQVNSSIASLMFDKIKQINSQSNKKILLDLFCGVGVISQLIAGENQKVIGVDIESSSIELANKNKIINKTNAKYYAGDAFKIIENKAKKIDLKEAIAIVDPPRSGLNKSIIQWFNYKQIEEVIYMSCDPKTLMRDLKLFQELGYKINFIQGFDMFPNTEHIESIVWLTK; via the coding sequence ATGAATAATTTTATAAAAAACCAAATTTTAGAAGTAAAATGTAGTGAAATTACCTATGAAGGTTATGGTGCTTGTAGATTCGATAATTTTAGCATTTTTGTACCTAATTTTTTTATCGGTGAAATTGCTAAAATTAAAATAAATCAAGTTTATTCTAAATACGCTTTTGGTGAAATAGTTGAATTAATTGAAAAATCCGAATCAAGAATTGAATCAAAACAATATTTACAATATAATAGCGCTTCTTTAATTAATTTAAAATATGATAAACAAATTGAATTCAAGAGTAATTATTTTTCTAAACTAATTAAGTGAAATTTAAATATTGAAGATGAAAAAATTAAAGATTTCATACCTTCTCCAATTAATAAAAACTACCGTAATAAAGCGAGATTTCCGTTTTTAGTAGACCAAAATAATATCCAAATAGGTCAATATATAAGAAAAAGCAATAAAATTGTTCAGTTAGATGAAGAATTAATTTTAATTAATAAATCTCTAGAGACTGAAATTAAACAAATCATTAAAATCATTCAAAAATATTATTCAAATAATGAAAATAAATTTTATTTTAAAGAAATTAGTTTCAGAATAGGTTCAAATAATCAATTACAAATAATAATTGAAATTAACAAGTTTTTTAATTTAGAACCTAATTTAATTGAAGAATTAAACAATAAAAATAACGTTAATCAATTATTCTTAAAGTTAGATAAAAAATACATTAAATTAATTAATAAAAATCCAATTAGTATTGAAATAAATAATAAAAATTTCCTTGTAAATCCAACGAATTTTTTCCAAGTTAATAGCTCAATAGCTTCGCTTATGTTTGATAAAATTAAGCAAATTAACTCACAATCAAATAAAAAAATATTGTTAGATCTTTTTTGTGGTGTCGGAGTTATATCGCAACTTATTGCAGGTGAAAACCAAAAGGTTATAGGTGTGGATATTGAAAGTAGTTCGATTGAACTTGCTAACAAAAATAAAATAATAAATAAAACTAATGCAAAATATTATGCTGGTGATGCGTTTAAAATCATTGAAAATAAGGCAAAAAAGATTGATTTAAAAGAAGCAATAGCGATTGTAGATCCGCCTAGAAGTGGTTTAAACAAATCAATAATTCAATGATTTAACTATAAACAAATTGAAGAAGTAATTTATATGTCCTGCGATCCTAAAACACTTATGAGAGACTTGAAATTATTTCAAGAATTAGGTTATAAAATTAATTTTATACAAGGTTTTGATATGTTCCCTAATACAGAACATATCGAATCTATTGTTTGATTAACTAAATAA
- a CDS encoding DegV family protein translates to MKKLGIILDSFSCMSITEANEKGFGFLPLEIQFNNKIYHDNGEDNQTLLKEYDNKDLVIKTSSPNLGFMTEVFEKYSKEFDEVVYLGISSHMSSTIQHARNIAQNLKNVFVMETHLFNTQLVRVAEYIKNLYEQKGFKIDDLFEKVNEINETTKTFFVPKALENLIKSGRLGSIKKFILSKIKIFPIFEYKEDGTISPHSVKLTFKNALSKAYGLTNNFIDKMRELDSDIKFYLDIVHGLDKEANDFVDSHEQLQPSTKKYLPLSIAAHTGNEAIGISIMPELK, encoded by the coding sequence ATGAAAAAATTAGGAATTATTTTAGATTCATTTTCTTGTATGTCAATTACAGAAGCAAATGAAAAAGGGTTTGGTTTCTTACCTTTAGAAATTCAATTTAATAATAAAATATATCATGATAACGGAGAAGATAATCAAACATTATTGAAAGAATACGACAACAAAGATCTTGTAATTAAAACTTCATCTCCTAATTTAGGATTTATGACTGAAGTTTTTGAAAAATATTCAAAAGAATTTGACGAAGTCGTTTATTTAGGTATTTCATCACATATGTCAAGTACCATTCAACACGCTAGAAATATTGCGCAAAATTTAAAAAATGTTTTTGTTATGGAAACTCATTTATTCAATACTCAATTAGTTCGTGTTGCTGAATACATTAAAAATCTTTATGAACAAAAAGGTTTTAAAATTGATGATTTATTTGAAAAAGTTAATGAAATTAACGAAACCACAAAAACATTCTTTGTGCCTAAAGCGTTAGAAAATCTTATAAAAAGTGGAAGACTTGGTTCTATAAAAAAATTCATTTTAAGTAAAATTAAAATCTTCCCTATTTTTGAATATAAAGAAGACGGAACTATTAGTCCTCATTCAGTTAAATTGACTTTTAAAAATGCACTTAGCAAAGCTTATGGTTTAACAAATAATTTCATTGATAAAATGAGAGAATTAGATTCTGACATAAAATTTTATTTAGATATTGTTCATGGTTTAGATAAAGAAGCTAATGATTTTGTAGATTCTCATGAACAATTACAACCATCCACAAAAAAATATTTACCATTAAGTATTGCTGCACACACAGGTAATGAGGCAATTGGTATTTCGATTATGCCGGAATTAAAATAA
- a CDS encoding ribonuclease J: MLSKKEKIPTKLIVLGGFQEIGKSTLVIDHDDHIFVIDAGIKFADTFNTGVKGIIPNYEYLNQENKKIEGLFITHGHEDHIGGVIYLAKQTKLNKIFAPRIAIQYLKLKFEEHRINKKIEFIEIEKSAVYKFDNNCKVDFWTAQHSIPDAFGVRITTPNGSVMCTGDFRFDYTPIGNYTDFARLDQIGKEGLTALLSDSTNAMRPNHSPSESDILNDIENIMVNAKRKLIITTFASNLTRVKVIIELAEKLGKKVITFGRSMIQGVKIGRKLGYINVGDDVLIEKKQLATVKDQDLVILTTGSQGEQLAALSRMSYGKHASIKISKNDTIIFSSSPIPGNRMVVELLINRLYKLGAIIKENGVDGYLHTSGHAYKWEHDKIFQLTKPKYFLPYHGEYRMSVAHGNTAKENGVKDSNVIIFDKGVVYEMLDQEIYKTNQKVNFGPIYIDGHTILNTSSETLKEREILKKSGFVNIIFFIDKENNNIVSRPQIITRGSFFVKTSKNLVEEAKRVSNGAVLHQIKNVKDWTKEDLEKIIIDRLSSLFYKEKRRNPIIIPTIIFTDEQPDSDLITKKIKFTNNRNTQPQDEQKPAKNNKRISNKQKEMLLEIKNEIFGNVDVEDDLIDEDDEV; the protein is encoded by the coding sequence ATGCTATCAAAAAAAGAAAAAATCCCAACTAAATTGATAGTTTTAGGAGGTTTTCAAGAAATAGGAAAATCGACTTTAGTTATTGACCACGATGATCATATTTTTGTTATTGATGCAGGTATAAAATTCGCTGACACCTTCAATACAGGTGTAAAAGGTATAATTCCTAATTACGAATATTTAAATCAAGAAAACAAAAAAATCGAAGGTTTATTCATAACTCACGGTCATGAAGATCATATTGGTGGTGTAATTTATTTAGCTAAACAAACAAAATTAAACAAAATTTTTGCCCCAAGAATTGCAATTCAATATTTAAAACTTAAATTTGAAGAGCATCGTATTAATAAAAAAATTGAATTTATAGAAATAGAAAAAAGTGCAGTTTATAAATTTGATAATAATTGTAAAGTAGACTTTTGAACTGCACAACACTCAATTCCAGATGCATTTGGTGTTAGAATTACTACGCCAAATGGAAGTGTAATGTGTACAGGTGATTTTAGATTTGACTATACGCCAATTGGTAACTATACCGATTTTGCTCGTTTAGACCAAATTGGAAAAGAAGGGCTTACAGCACTACTTTCAGATTCAACAAATGCCATGAGACCAAACCATTCACCTTCTGAAAGTGATATTTTAAACGATATTGAAAATATTATGGTTAACGCAAAAAGAAAATTAATCATTACAACTTTTGCGTCTAACTTAACTAGAGTAAAGGTAATTATTGAACTTGCCGAAAAATTAGGTAAAAAAGTTATAACATTTGGTCGTTCAATGATTCAAGGTGTTAAAATAGGTAGAAAATTAGGCTACATTAATGTTGGTGATGATGTTTTAATTGAAAAGAAACAATTAGCAACAGTTAAAGATCAAGACTTAGTTATTTTAACAACAGGTTCACAAGGTGAACAACTTGCTGCTTTATCTAGAATGAGTTATGGTAAACATGCAAGCATTAAAATTAGTAAAAATGATACAATCATTTTCTCATCAAGCCCAATTCCAGGAAACAGAATGGTTGTTGAATTATTAATTAATAGATTGTACAAATTAGGTGCAATTATAAAAGAAAACGGAGTAGATGGTTACTTACATACTTCGGGTCATGCTTACAAATGAGAACATGATAAAATATTCCAATTAACTAAACCTAAATACTTTTTACCATATCATGGTGAATATCGTATGAGTGTTGCTCATGGTAACACAGCTAAAGAAAATGGTGTAAAAGATTCAAATGTAATCATTTTTGATAAAGGTGTAGTTTATGAAATGTTAGACCAAGAGATTTATAAAACAAATCAAAAAGTTAATTTTGGTCCAATTTACATTGATGGTCATACCATTTTAAATACAAGTTCTGAAACTCTTAAAGAACGTGAAATACTTAAAAAATCAGGGTTTGTAAACATTATTTTCTTCATCGATAAAGAAAATAATAATATTGTTTCAAGACCACAAATTATTACTCGTGGAAGTTTCTTTGTTAAAACTTCTAAGAATTTAGTTGAAGAAGCTAAAAGGGTAAGTAATGGTGCTGTTTTACACCAAATTAAGAATGTAAAAGATTGAACTAAAGAAGACTTAGAAAAAATAATTATTGATCGTTTAAGTTCTTTATTCTATAAAGAAAAAAGAAGAAATCCAATTATTATACCTACAATTATTTTTACTGATGAACAACCTGATTCAGACTTAATTACTAAAAAAATTAAGTTTACAAATAATAGAAATACTCAACCACAAGATGAGCAAAAACCAGCTAAAAATAACAAGAGAATTTCTAATAAACAAAAAGAAATGTTATTAGAAATTAAGAATGAAATATTCGGAAATGTCGATGTTGAAGATGATTTAATCGATGAAGACGACGAAGTTTAA
- a CDS encoding PTS sugar transporter subunit IIABC codes for MIKNKLKLVFYTVITFGLIWIKWKKQAKKPANTFFQLDYLPFKLNDVIDNLGGIKNIIDLDLKPSRVNLSIKDSKIVKANELKNTKGISGIFLKSNSVSLILGEFSKTFYETIKKEVNNAK; via the coding sequence ATGATTAAAAATAAATTAAAACTAGTTTTTTATACCGTAATAACATTCGGTTTAATTTGAATTAAATGAAAAAAACAAGCAAAAAAACCTGCTAATACTTTCTTTCAATTAGATTATTTACCATTTAAGTTAAATGATGTTATTGATAACTTAGGTGGTATTAAAAACATTATAGACTTAGACTTAAAACCTTCAAGAGTAAACTTATCAATCAAAGATTCAAAAATTGTTAAAGCAAATGAATTGAAAAATACCAAAGGGATAAGTGGTATTTTCTTAAAAAGTAATTCAGTTTCATTAATACTGGGAGAGTTTTCAAAAACTTTCTATGAAACTATTAAAAAAGAGGTAAACAATGCAAAATAA
- the rsmD gene encoding 16S rRNA (guanine(966)-N(2))-methyltransferase RsmD produces MNMLRIISGIYRNRLIQEPDLKTTRPTTNKVREAIFSSLQFKIVDKNVLDLFSGSGALSIEAISRGASKATAIEKNREAFKILSSNIHSLKISNIRALNIDAKDYLNKSSETFDFILLDAPYDQYQLVNEILEKIDQKSLLNSGGEIILETNKVSEIIVPENFRIFKQKRYGRIDILYICYKDE; encoded by the coding sequence TTAAACATGTTAAGAATAATAAGTGGAATTTATAGAAATAGGTTAATTCAGGAGCCTGATTTAAAAACAACTAGACCAACAACTAACAAGGTGAGAGAAGCAATTTTTTCTTCTCTTCAATTTAAAATTGTAGATAAAAATGTTTTAGATTTATTTTCAGGATCAGGTGCTTTATCAATTGAAGCAATAAGTAGAGGTGCTTCGAAAGCAACTGCTATTGAAAAAAATCGTGAAGCATTTAAAATATTAAGTTCAAATATACATTCATTAAAAATATCTAACATAAGAGCTCTAAACATTGACGCAAAAGATTATTTAAATAAAAGTAGTGAAACTTTTGATTTTATTCTTTTAGATGCCCCTTATGATCAATATCAACTAGTAAATGAAATTTTAGAAAAAATTGATCAAAAATCACTTTTAAATTCAGGTGGTGAAATAATACTTGAAACTAATAAAGTTAGTGAAATAATTGTTCCAGAAAATTTCAGAATTTTTAAACAAAAAAGATATGGAAGGATAGATATTTTATATATCTGTTACAAGGATGAATAA
- the nrdE gene encoding class 1b ribonucleoside-diphosphate reductase subunit alpha: protein MNKTFNKLNKEDDKYIALNALAGLQMNGKYDFEADKEAAKQYMISHVLPRIKHFDSELERLQFLVENDYYEAELVNKYGYDYIVELTEYALGFKHKFPGFMGAFKFFSTYCLKSFDEKEYLETYTHRVVMNSLLLGGGDKKLAKKILKDIILGYFQPATPTFLNAGKKQRGEFVSCYLLRVEDNMESIARGISTSLQLSKRAGGVALCLTNLREFGAPIKKLENQSSGIIPVMKILEDSFSYANQLGQRPGAGAVYLNVHHPEVMSFLDTKRENADEKVRIKSLSLGLIIPDITFELAKKNEQMALFSPKDIKDVYGVAMSDISITKEYYNLIKNPKIKKTYISARKLFQTIAELHFESGYPYILFDDTVNANNPHKQRGRIVMSNLCSEIAQVSTETEFDTDLSVTKIGEDISCNLGSLNIAKIMESEIDFGSVVERSIRALDKVSRIADLSSAPSVNYGNNNNHALGLGAMNMHGFLATNQIYYNSEEALDFTNMFFYTVAYHAFKTSNLMAKEVGKFKSFDISEFANGEYLSKYTKCEVDKFTPKTQKIIDIFEKYQVQIPTQKDWIELDLNIRKHGLANSHLMAVAPTGSISYLSSCTPSLQPVVSPVEVRKEGKIGRVYVPAYQVSNENLKYYLDGAYELGPNPIIDLAAVAQQHVDQAISLTLFMTDQATTRDLNKAYIRAFSKKCSSIYYVRVRQDVLEGSENLECQSCKI from the coding sequence ATGAATAAAACATTTAATAAATTAAATAAAGAAGATGATAAATATATTGCACTAAACGCACTTGCAGGTCTTCAAATGAATGGTAAATATGATTTTGAAGCTGATAAAGAAGCCGCAAAACAATATATGATTTCGCATGTTTTACCTAGGATTAAACACTTTGATTCCGAGTTAGAAAGATTACAATTTTTAGTCGAAAATGACTACTATGAAGCCGAATTAGTAAATAAATACGGTTATGATTATATCGTTGAATTGACTGAATATGCATTAGGTTTTAAACATAAATTTCCTGGGTTTATGGGTGCATTTAAATTCTTTTCAACATACTGCTTAAAAAGTTTTGACGAAAAAGAATATTTAGAAACTTATACACATAGAGTTGTTATGAACTCATTATTATTAGGTGGAGGAGATAAAAAATTAGCTAAAAAAATACTAAAAGATATTATTTTGGGTTACTTTCAACCGGCAACTCCAACATTTTTAAATGCTGGTAAAAAACAACGTGGAGAATTTGTTTCATGTTATTTATTACGTGTTGAAGATAATATGGAATCAATTGCACGTGGTATTTCAACTTCATTACAATTATCAAAACGTGCAGGTGGTGTCGCTTTATGTTTAACTAATTTACGTGAATTCGGTGCTCCTATTAAAAAATTAGAAAACCAATCTTCGGGAATTATTCCGGTAATGAAAATTTTAGAAGATAGTTTTAGTTACGCAAACCAACTTGGACAAAGACCTGGTGCAGGTGCTGTTTATTTAAATGTACATCACCCAGAAGTTATGTCATTTTTAGACACAAAACGTGAAAATGCGGATGAAAAAGTAAGAATTAAATCCCTTTCTTTAGGTCTTATTATTCCGGATATTACTTTTGAATTAGCTAAGAAAAATGAACAAATGGCACTATTTTCGCCTAAAGATATTAAAGATGTTTATGGTGTTGCTATGAGTGATATTTCAATTACTAAAGAATACTATAACTTAATTAAAAACCCAAAAATTAAGAAAACATATATTAGTGCACGTAAACTTTTCCAAACAATAGCAGAATTACACTTCGAATCTGGATATCCTTACATTCTTTTTGATGACACAGTTAATGCTAATAACCCTCACAAACAACGTGGAAGAATAGTTATGTCTAACTTATGTTCTGAAATTGCGCAAGTTTCAACAGAAACAGAATTTGACACTGATTTATCAGTTACAAAAATTGGTGAAGATATTTCATGTAATTTAGGTAGTTTAAATATTGCTAAAATAATGGAATCAGAAATCGATTTTGGTTCAGTTGTAGAACGTTCAATTCGTGCTCTTGATAAGGTATCTAGAATTGCTGATTTAAGTTCTGCTCCTTCTGTAAATTATGGAAATAACAACAATCACGCACTTGGTTTAGGTGCTATGAATATGCATGGTTTTTTAGCAACCAATCAAATTTATTATAATAGCGAAGAAGCGCTTGATTTTACAAATATGTTCTTTTATACAGTTGCTTACCACGCTTTCAAAACATCAAATTTAATGGCAAAAGAAGTAGGAAAATTTAAATCTTTTGATATTTCAGAATTTGCAAACGGTGAATATTTATCTAAATATACTAAGTGTGAAGTTGATAAATTTACTCCAAAAACACAAAAAATTATTGATATTTTTGAAAAATATCAAGTTCAAATACCTACTCAAAAAGATTGAATTGAATTAGATTTAAACATTAGAAAACATGGATTAGCAAACTCACACTTAATGGCAGTTGCTCCAACAGGAAGTATTTCATATTTATCTTCATGTACACCTAGCTTACAACCAGTAGTTTCTCCAGTTGAAGTTCGTAAAGAAGGTAAAATTGGTCGTGTTTATGTACCTGCTTATCAAGTAAGCAATGAGAATTTAAAGTATTATTTAGATGGAGCTTATGAATTAGGTCCTAATCCAATTATTGACCTTGCAGCTGTTGCTCAACAACACGTTGATCAAGCTATTTCGCTAACTTTATTTATGACTGATCAAGCAACAACACGTGATTTAAATAAGGCATATATTAGAGCTTTTAGTAAAAAATGTAGTTCTATTTACTATGTTCGTGTTCGTCAAGATGTTCTTGAAGGTAGTGAAAATCTTGAATGTCAATCTTGCAAAATTTAA
- a CDS encoding GIY-YIG nuclease family protein: MKISFKDFFNISDDDIKNEDIKIETCITIGEGGPAFIDKWLEKSEQEKENGKFEHLFRGWSSKRNRNYTKLGMLAYSFIKLPSGDDWLFVSGGIVREIPKTGVFDKINLEQNQVKIEISEKYQPYFGRLVVNFKRNLKGKQAQQLYSFTIKKFLEWNPTIKELLPTKYSKEKFEGYDKVHLDFKKLKRIFNGEILPTYKEALEAVKGVYCLTDIETGKLYIGSATGLEGVAQRWGNYLDSKHGGNKQLISLYNEKGAKYFEENFYFSIIEYFSLSYDDNKIIERESYWKDVFATKKHGYNDN, from the coding sequence ATGAAAATAAGTTTTAAAGATTTTTTTAATATAAGTGATGATGATATTAAAAATGAAGATATAAAAATAGAAACGTGTATAACCATAGGTGAAGGTGGGCCCGCATTTATTGATAAATGGTTAGAAAAAAGTGAACAAGAAAAAGAAAATGGAAAATTTGAACATTTATTTCGTGGTTGAAGTAGTAAAAGAAATAGAAATTATACAAAGCTAGGAATGTTAGCATATTCTTTTATAAAATTACCTAGTGGGGATGATTGATTATTTGTGTCCGGTGGCATAGTTAGAGAAATACCTAAAACCGGTGTATTTGATAAAATAAATCTAGAACAAAATCAAGTAAAAATAGAAATTTCTGAAAAGTATCAACCATATTTTGGGAGATTAGTAGTTAATTTTAAGAGAAATTTAAAAGGGAAACAAGCTCAACAACTGTATTCGTTTACGATAAAAAAATTTCTTGAATGAAATCCAACAATTAAAGAATTATTACCCACAAAATATAGTAAAGAAAAATTTGAAGGTTATGATAAAGTACATTTAGATTTTAAAAAATTAAAACGTATTTTTAATGGTGAAATTTTACCAACATACAAAGAAGCGTTAGAGGCTGTTAAAGGTGTATATTGTCTTACAGATATAGAAACCGGAAAATTATATATTGGTTCTGCTACCGGTTTAGAAGGTGTAGCTCAAAGATGAGGTAATTATCTCGATTCTAAACATGGTGGTAATAAACAGTTAATTTCACTCTATAATGAAAAAGGTGCAAAATATTTTGAAGAAAATTTCTATTTTTCTATAATAGAATATTTCAGTTTATCATATGATGATAATAAAATAATAGAACGTGAAAGTTACTGAAAAGATGTTTTTGCAACAAAAAAACATGGATATAACGATAATTAA